In Cytobacillus oceanisediminis, the following proteins share a genomic window:
- a CDS encoding fatty acid desaturase, translating into MTSKQKQLNLKKQMAPYEKSDLTRSIMQLVNTLGPFFLLWFLAYKSLSFSYLLTLGISVIAAGFLVRIFIIFHDCCHHSFFKNRKANKIVGTFTGILTIFPYHQWQHDHNVHHATSGNLDKRGTGDIWTLTVKEYQDAAWSTRAAYRIYRNPFVMLGLGPIYVFLLKNRFNRKGARKNERINTYLTNAAIAGLYAFMCWAIGWEAFLMVQGPIFLISGAAGIWLFYVQHTFEDSYFEEDDKWEYVKAAVEGSSFYKLPKVIQWLTGNIGFHHIHHLSPRVPNYNLESAHYNTAELQNVPTITLSTSLKSLRFRLWDEEAQDFTGYGAAKQSAHSKKQSRAKTASVKP; encoded by the coding sequence ATGACTTCTAAACAAAAACAACTCAACTTAAAAAAACAAATGGCACCCTATGAAAAATCCGATTTAACACGCAGCATCATGCAGCTGGTCAATACTCTGGGACCTTTTTTCCTGCTGTGGTTCCTTGCTTATAAGAGCCTGAGCTTTTCTTACCTGCTGACGCTTGGCATATCTGTCATTGCAGCTGGCTTCCTGGTCAGGATCTTCATCATTTTCCATGATTGCTGCCACCATTCCTTTTTCAAAAATCGCAAAGCAAACAAAATCGTTGGCACATTCACAGGAATACTTACCATTTTCCCTTATCACCAATGGCAGCATGACCACAATGTTCACCATGCAACAAGCGGTAATCTGGACAAGCGTGGTACAGGAGATATCTGGACACTGACAGTGAAAGAATACCAGGATGCGGCTTGGTCGACACGCGCAGCCTATCGCATCTACCGCAATCCGTTCGTCATGTTAGGTTTAGGCCCGATTTATGTATTTTTGTTAAAAAACCGATTTAACAGAAAAGGGGCAAGAAAGAATGAACGCATCAATACTTATCTTACAAACGCAGCCATCGCTGGTTTGTATGCGTTCATGTGCTGGGCCATCGGATGGGAAGCATTCCTAATGGTGCAAGGACCTATCTTTTTAATTTCCGGAGCAGCGGGGATTTGGCTTTTCTATGTACAGCATACATTTGAAGACTCCTATTTTGAAGAAGATGATAAGTGGGAGTATGTAAAAGCGGCAGTAGAAGGAAGCTCCTTTTACAAGCTTCCAAAAGTAATTCAGTGGCTAACCGGGAACATCGGGTTCCATCATATTCATCACTTAAGCCCACGCGTGCCTAACTATAATCTCGAAAGCGCACATTATAATACAGCTGAACTTCAGAATGTACCGACCATTACTCTTTCGACCAGCCTGAAGTCACTTCGATTCCGCTTATGGGATGAAGAAGCCCAGGACTTCACGGGATATGGAGCAGCAAAGCAGTCTGCCCACAGCAAAAAACAGAGCAGAGCGAAAACTGCATCTGTGAAGCCGTAA
- a CDS encoding spore coat protein: protein MENQPNQMHQNMHTGNIPQQLNHGAHEVLDVQEVLSGTVGTLNTYSLLRQHVQDQELASIMDRQYQFVQEEYNTTLECFQTGKDPSKPTQSYKMNQNNDFIYGLKPSQPKKPIQSVSEMNEETVSGCLLGALKSAASMKTMAALETTNPVVRRVLADSVPNCIEMAYELSIYQNKHHFYQVPQFTQQDMQQMLNAYAPAQGQMPAQGQMPNPNIPH, encoded by the coding sequence ATGGAAAATCAGCCTAACCAGATGCATCAAAATATGCATACAGGAAATATACCTCAGCAGCTCAACCATGGAGCACATGAAGTTCTTGATGTTCAAGAGGTTTTATCAGGTACAGTCGGCACCTTAAACACATACTCACTATTGCGTCAGCACGTACAAGATCAAGAACTGGCAAGTATAATGGACCGCCAATATCAATTTGTGCAAGAGGAATACAATACTACACTGGAATGCTTCCAGACAGGTAAAGATCCTTCAAAACCAACACAGAGCTATAAAATGAACCAGAATAATGATTTTATTTATGGTTTAAAGCCTTCTCAGCCAAAAAAGCCAATCCAATCTGTCTCCGAAATGAATGAAGAAACAGTTTCCGGCTGCCTTCTGGGAGCATTAAAATCTGCCGCTTCCATGAAAACAATGGCTGCTCTCGAAACAACAAATCCAGTTGTCCGGAGGGTACTGGCTGATTCAGTCCCAAATTGCATTGAGATGGCTTATGAACTTTCGATTTATCAAAACAAACATCATTTTTACCAGGTACCTCAGTTTACACAGCAGGATATGCAGCAAATGTTAAATGCATATGCACCTGCACAGGGGCAAATGCCAGCTCAAGGGCAAATGCCAAATCCTAATATTCCTCATTAA
- the pepF gene encoding oligoendopeptidase F yields the protein MKTFKNRNDVPLNEKWNLEDIYSSLEKWEEDYQRIEQLADKLKTFDGQIHDGYSLYQYLEQKEKLSYIFNKLYAYAMLKTDEDTRVTDSQAFVDRAKQLSVKISSSTSFFMPFLLSLDEETLNGYIAEEKGLKYFEEDLLESFRYKAHVLNKDKEEILSRLGEALSVPSHTFGMMNNADIKFGDVTKDDGEKVELTRGMYAKIMEEEDREKRKEAYKAYYQPYVQLKNSIASTLSAAIKNNVSMAKIRNYPSALEKGLFGDKVPKEVYVNLIETTKKNIGAMHQYASVRKKQLGLDELRQYDLSVPLVKGVKPDISYEEAYDTMCKALEPLGEDYINILKEFKSGRYIDVRETPGKRSGAYNLGIYGVHPYILLNHRDDLDSLFTLAHECGHGVHSKLSSQHQPQITARYSIFVAEVASTVNEVLLIHYLLNREKDNLVRRHLLNHFIDQFKGTFFTQVMFAEFEMKTHELAEKGKPLNAEVFSGIYESLFREYNGDEIVFDEEVKFGWARIPHFYRPFYVYKYATGFASAIHLAAKILEGDKETLHSYLEFLKSGSSDYPLELLKKTGVDLTSPYPIENSLRKFRDLVEEFGNQ from the coding sequence ATGAAGACATTCAAAAACAGAAATGATGTTCCGTTGAATGAAAAATGGAATCTGGAAGACATTTATTCAAGTTTGGAAAAATGGGAGGAAGATTACCAGAGGATTGAACAATTAGCTGATAAGCTGAAGACCTTTGATGGACAGATTCACGATGGTTATTCCCTGTATCAATATCTCGAGCAAAAAGAAAAACTTTCTTACATATTTAATAAGCTATATGCATATGCGATGCTGAAAACAGATGAAGACACACGGGTCACTGATTCGCAGGCATTTGTGGACAGGGCAAAGCAATTGAGCGTTAAAATCAGTTCATCCACTTCTTTTTTTATGCCTTTTCTTTTAAGCCTGGATGAAGAAACGCTAAACGGGTATATTGCTGAGGAAAAGGGCTTGAAATACTTTGAGGAAGACCTGCTTGAATCTTTCCGCTATAAGGCGCATGTCCTTAATAAAGACAAGGAAGAAATTCTGTCCCGCCTTGGCGAAGCACTTTCAGTTCCCAGTCATACATTTGGAATGATGAATAATGCTGATATAAAGTTTGGCGATGTAACAAAAGACGATGGCGAAAAGGTTGAACTGACACGAGGCATGTATGCAAAAATTATGGAAGAGGAAGACCGGGAAAAGAGGAAAGAAGCATATAAGGCCTATTACCAGCCTTATGTGCAGCTAAAGAATTCCATTGCATCCACCCTTTCTGCTGCGATAAAAAACAATGTGAGCATGGCCAAAATCCGGAATTATCCTTCAGCCCTTGAAAAAGGATTATTTGGAGATAAGGTGCCAAAGGAAGTATATGTAAATCTTATTGAGACGACTAAAAAAAATATTGGGGCAATGCATCAGTATGCCAGTGTCCGCAAGAAACAGTTAGGCCTTGATGAGCTGAGGCAATATGATTTGAGTGTTCCATTAGTAAAGGGAGTAAAACCTGATATATCCTACGAAGAAGCTTATGATACGATGTGTAAAGCACTGGAGCCTCTTGGAGAGGATTATATTAATATTCTCAAAGAGTTTAAGTCAGGGCGCTATATTGACGTGCGGGAAACTCCAGGGAAGCGGTCAGGGGCGTATAACCTGGGCATCTATGGCGTTCATCCTTATATCCTGCTGAATCACCGTGATGATCTGGACAGCCTTTTTACACTTGCTCATGAATGCGGACATGGTGTCCACAGTAAGCTGAGCTCACAGCACCAGCCCCAGATTACCGCCCGTTATAGCATCTTTGTAGCGGAAGTGGCTTCAACAGTGAACGAAGTGCTGTTGATTCATTATTTGCTGAACAGAGAAAAGGATAATCTAGTCCGCAGACATCTCCTTAATCATTTTATTGATCAGTTTAAAGGAACCTTCTTCACCCAAGTCATGTTTGCTGAGTTTGAGATGAAAACGCATGAATTAGCGGAAAAGGGAAAGCCGCTTAACGCTGAAGTTTTCAGCGGAATTTATGAAAGCTTATTCCGCGAATACAACGGGGATGAAATAGTCTTTGATGAAGAGGTAAAATTCGGCTGGGCAAGGATCCCTCATTTTTACCGTCCATTTTATGTCTATAAGTACGCTACCGGGTTTGCGTCTGCCATTCATTTGGCAGCGAAAATTCTTGAAGGGGACAAAGAAACGCTGCATAGCTATCTTGAGTTCTTAAAAAGCGGAAGTTCCGATTACCCGCTTGAGCTGTTAAAGAAAACCGGAGTGGATCTGACTTCCCCATATCCAATTGAAAACTCACTTCGGAAATTCAGAGATCTTGTAGAAGAATTCGGTAACCAATAG
- a CDS encoding DUF438 domain-containing protein: MSELINNREHQDHHNGPVQNNEGETAHPKPEEQPGHPIHTFIRENRAIDKHLREKVKVHLEAFIQEDNGENAYKLLEDCILLLDLDKHYSRKENLLFPYLEKYGIYGPTNNMWSIDDFIRDGIKDAKNLLSHYDGDKQKVTNAVRFIFNEISAMIYREENILFPMALKNLTEDEWVKIARESDEIGFCLTGPEGEWKPERKGIDGNAISEGYIKMETGILSLKQLELLFNHLPVDITFIDHEDIVRYFSHGKERIFARTKAVIGRTVQNCHPPRSVHAVEELLKDFKAGRKDSEDFWIKFRDKYVYIRYFAVRDENGSYAGTLEFTQNISPIQEIEGEKRILL; the protein is encoded by the coding sequence GTGAGCGAATTGATTAATAACCGCGAACATCAGGACCATCACAACGGTCCTGTTCAGAACAATGAAGGCGAAACTGCTCATCCAAAGCCGGAAGAACAGCCTGGACACCCCATACATACATTCATCCGGGAGAATAGGGCAATTGATAAGCATTTGAGGGAAAAGGTAAAAGTCCATCTCGAGGCGTTCATCCAGGAGGATAACGGGGAAAATGCATATAAACTATTAGAAGACTGCATCCTGCTGCTTGATCTTGATAAGCATTACAGCCGGAAGGAAAATCTGCTTTTCCCATACTTGGAGAAGTACGGAATCTATGGTCCAACAAATAATATGTGGAGCATTGATGACTTTATCAGGGATGGAATCAAGGATGCCAAGAACCTGCTCAGCCATTACGACGGGGACAAGCAAAAGGTCACCAATGCCGTGCGTTTCATTTTCAATGAAATAAGCGCCATGATTTACAGGGAGGAAAATATCCTTTTCCCCATGGCCTTAAAGAATCTTACAGAAGATGAATGGGTTAAGATTGCCCGTGAGAGCGACGAGATTGGCTTCTGTCTGACCGGCCCGGAAGGAGAATGGAAGCCCGAACGCAAAGGGATTGACGGGAATGCAATATCAGAAGGCTATATCAAAATGGAAACTGGCATTTTATCATTGAAACAGCTGGAGCTATTATTCAATCACTTGCCTGTTGATATCACATTTATTGATCATGAAGACATAGTCCGCTATTTCTCTCACGGAAAGGAAAGAATCTTTGCCAGAACCAAAGCCGTGATAGGGCGAACCGTGCAGAATTGCCATCCTCCCCGCAGTGTCCATGCTGTGGAAGAATTGCTGAAGGATTTCAAGGCAGGCCGAAAAGACTCTGAAGATTTCTGGATAAAATTCAGAGATAAATATGTTTATATCCGTTATTTTGCTGTAAGGGATGAAAATGGAAGCTATGCAGGAACCCTTGAATTTACACAAAATATCAGCCCAATCCAGGAAATCGAGGGGGAAAAAAGAATTCTTTTATAA
- a CDS encoding sensor histidine kinase — translation MFKKYFATLKSSGISPYIWSVFSILPFYFIFRSTSKIAIAVGIILTIFFFISLRFAFISRKWPVYLWTGILISISITMTILFSFIYFAFYIAYYNGHIKNRIAFLTLYVIHLVATTISININFVTQKPLFLEQIPFIIIIWISVILLPFNIHNKKKQEMLEEQLEDANKRIAELVKQEERQRIARDLHDTLGQKLSLIGLKSDLARKLISKDPDQAKEELIDVQQTARTALNEVRKMVSQMRGIRLKEEIILVKQILKAASIEFIGEEDIKLKNVSLFLENILSMCMKEAVTNVVKHSNATECRISIEQTWNEVSITVQDNGVGMNPSADIGKGSGLLGLGERLDFVNGSLDIESKNGTTITMKVPTVVKETNKEEKA, via the coding sequence ATGTTTAAAAAGTATTTCGCTACATTGAAAAGTTCAGGCATTTCTCCTTATATATGGAGTGTATTCAGCATTTTGCCGTTTTATTTCATCTTCAGATCCACCTCTAAAATCGCCATAGCCGTTGGAATTATCCTGACCATTTTCTTTTTTATATCATTGCGTTTTGCCTTTATATCGCGGAAGTGGCCCGTCTATTTATGGACAGGCATCTTAATCAGCATATCGATTACAATGACCATTCTATTTTCGTTTATTTATTTTGCATTTTATATTGCTTATTATAATGGCCATATCAAAAACAGGATTGCATTTTTAACGCTATATGTCATCCACCTGGTGGCAACCACCATCTCAATTAACATTAATTTTGTAACACAGAAGCCATTATTTCTCGAACAGATCCCTTTTATCATAATCATCTGGATCAGTGTAATTTTGCTTCCTTTTAACATTCACAATAAGAAAAAGCAGGAAATGCTTGAAGAACAGCTCGAAGATGCCAACAAAAGGATTGCGGAGCTTGTCAAACAGGAAGAAAGGCAGCGGATTGCCCGCGATCTTCATGATACACTCGGACAAAAATTGTCTCTGATCGGGTTAAAAAGCGATCTGGCCAGGAAGCTCATCAGTAAGGATCCTGACCAGGCAAAGGAAGAACTTATAGACGTTCAGCAAACGGCCAGAACAGCATTAAACGAAGTAAGAAAAATGGTTTCCCAGATGAGAGGAATCAGGCTGAAGGAAGAAATTATACTTGTTAAGCAAATCTTAAAGGCAGCCTCAATCGAATTCATTGGGGAAGAAGATATCAAATTAAAGAATGTGTCACTCTTCCTTGAGAATATTCTAAGCATGTGCATGAAAGAAGCTGTGACAAATGTGGTAAAACACAGTAATGCAACAGAATGCCGCATCAGCATTGAACAAACCTGGAATGAAGTTAGCATTACTGTCCAGGATAACGGAGTGGGCATGAATCCCTCAGCAGATATCGGCAAAGGGTCTGGACTGCTTGGATTAGGAGAGCGGCTCGACTTCGTCAATGGAAGCCTGGATATTGAATCTAAAAATGGAACAACGATTACAATGAAGGTGCCAACAGTCGTGAAGGAAACAAATAAGGAGGAAAAGGCATGA
- a CDS encoding DUF1292 domain-containing protein: MDKIEVGEVFTISDENDQEMEVEVLASAEVDGNQYAAVSFVEDLEEDTEEDIDVFFLKLDEDGDFIPIESDEEFNKVSAVFEEMINEE; the protein is encoded by the coding sequence ATGGACAAGATAGAAGTTGGAGAAGTTTTTACAATCAGTGATGAAAATGATCAGGAAATGGAAGTGGAGGTCCTCGCGTCTGCAGAGGTTGATGGCAATCAATATGCTGCTGTCAGCTTCGTAGAAGATCTTGAGGAAGACACAGAAGAAGATATCGACGTGTTCTTCTTAAAACTGGATGAAGACGGCGACTTTATACCCATTGAAAGCGACGAAGAATTTAACAAAGTCTCAGCCGTATTTGAGGAAATGATAAACGAGGAATAG
- a CDS encoding CBASS cGAMP-activated phospholipase → MKILCIDGGGIRGVFAVSILKALEEELNLQAGDYFDMIAGTSTGSIIASSLILKRDMSEVLKGYESFGKKIFVKQAKVGLFKSVYSDKYLRRFIRKAFGETELSDIKKPLLIPAVDVTHGKPFIHRSNYGSTENESLSMKLWDAVLSSCSAPVYFPPNNISNSYLSIDGGLWANNPSLVCITEAMHHFREELQNIKILSLGTGLQKIDFTIDHNKYWGVKHWLPFQLPSMKVTPKLLDLALHLSSESVTYHCKHLLGENYLRINEELGEEMPFDEIKFVEDLIMLGEKVYQDRREEIKKFLLL, encoded by the coding sequence ATGAAAATATTATGCATCGATGGCGGTGGAATACGAGGTGTTTTTGCCGTCAGTATTTTAAAAGCTCTCGAAGAGGAACTGAATCTGCAAGCAGGCGACTATTTTGATATGATTGCAGGCACAAGCACCGGATCGATAATTGCCTCTTCACTGATCCTGAAGAGAGATATGAGCGAGGTCTTAAAAGGATACGAATCATTCGGGAAAAAGATTTTTGTAAAACAGGCAAAGGTTGGTCTCTTTAAAAGTGTATACAGTGATAAGTACCTGCGGCGTTTTATCCGAAAAGCTTTTGGCGAAACTGAGCTTTCCGATATCAAAAAGCCGCTTTTAATTCCAGCAGTCGATGTGACCCATGGCAAGCCATTTATCCACCGTTCCAATTACGGCAGTACTGAAAATGAAAGTTTATCAATGAAGCTTTGGGACGCAGTCCTTTCCTCCTGTTCAGCACCTGTTTATTTCCCTCCGAACAACATCAGCAACAGTTATTTATCGATAGACGGAGGGCTTTGGGCGAATAATCCCTCACTCGTTTGCATTACGGAGGCTATGCATCACTTCAGGGAGGAACTGCAAAATATAAAAATCCTTTCCCTTGGAACGGGTCTTCAAAAAATTGACTTTACGATTGATCATAATAAATACTGGGGTGTAAAGCATTGGCTGCCTTTCCAGCTGCCGTCCATGAAAGTTACCCCGAAGCTTTTGGACCTGGCCCTTCATTTATCTTCCGAATCTGTTACCTACCATTGCAAGCATCTCCTCGGAGAAAATTACTTGCGCATAAATGAAGAGCTGGGGGAAGAAATGCCATTTGATGAAATAAAGTTTGTGGAGGATTTGATTATGCTCGGGGAGAAGGTCTATCAGGATCGGCGGGAGGAAATTAAAAAGTTTTTACTATTGTGA
- a CDS encoding glycosyl hydrolase family 18 protein, with translation MKRIYQMLIIIVLIFSSGFAAGIYYTNNTDQLQPLKQPVPVSQSSKLPVKKGIPELSEIPEKVLMGYVQDYRDPNSIDYSNLSHILFSFAHPEKDGSISLNGDSALENLRSVVRNAHEQDVKALLAVGGWFHINGGESYDYFKQAIADDSSRDRLVKELAGLAQNENLDGIDIDFEHPRSKEDAKYLAVFINKLSEVLHSNGKVLSVAVHAKIHSVTGTETGYVVYEPAMFQKVDYVNIMAYDGQWDGGYNAANLSPYSFTENIANYWGQLFDSQGIPKDKLVLGVPLYAQPEDPAIKPVSYNAVINDNPENAAKDRISLNGTDYYYNGANTMKKKTALALNYGFGGMMIWEVGHDAKGRYSLTGMIAEVLQNTEEPVKYYSLKNAK, from the coding sequence GTGAAAAGAATATACCAAATGCTGATAATAATTGTTCTTATTTTTTCCAGCGGATTTGCTGCAGGCATTTACTATACAAACAACACGGATCAGCTCCAGCCTTTAAAACAGCCTGTGCCGGTTTCACAATCCAGCAAACTTCCGGTCAAAAAAGGTATCCCGGAGCTTTCAGAGATTCCCGAAAAAGTGCTGATGGGGTATGTCCAGGATTACCGTGATCCAAATTCGATTGACTATTCAAATCTGTCTCATATCTTATTTTCTTTCGCTCATCCTGAGAAGGACGGAAGCATTTCTTTAAATGGTGATTCAGCGCTGGAAAATCTGCGAAGTGTGGTAAGAAATGCACACGAGCAAGATGTAAAGGCCTTACTTGCTGTAGGCGGATGGTTTCATATCAATGGCGGGGAATCTTATGATTATTTTAAACAAGCCATAGCTGATGACTCCTCGAGAGATAGGCTGGTAAAAGAACTGGCGGGGCTGGCCCAAAACGAAAACCTTGATGGCATTGATATTGATTTTGAGCATCCGCGTTCCAAAGAGGATGCAAAATACCTGGCTGTCTTTATCAATAAACTTAGCGAAGTACTTCATTCAAACGGCAAAGTGCTGTCTGTTGCGGTCCATGCAAAAATTCATAGTGTAACTGGGACAGAGACGGGCTATGTTGTTTATGAGCCTGCAATGTTCCAGAAGGTTGATTATGTAAATATTATGGCTTATGATGGCCAGTGGGATGGCGGATACAATGCCGCTAATCTTTCTCCGTACTCCTTTACAGAGAATATCGCAAACTATTGGGGACAACTATTTGATTCACAGGGTATTCCAAAAGATAAGCTGGTTCTGGGGGTTCCGCTTTATGCTCAGCCGGAAGATCCTGCCATTAAGCCTGTATCATATAATGCAGTCATAAATGATAATCCTGAAAACGCAGCTAAAGATAGGATCAGCCTTAATGGCACCGACTACTACTATAATGGTGCCAATACGATGAAAAAGAAAACTGCCCTGGCTCTAAATTACGGATTCGGCGGAATGATGATCTGGGAAGTTGGCCATGACGCCAAAGGGCGATACAGCCTTACTGGAATGATTGCTGAAGTGCTCCAAAATACAGAAGAACCCGTGAAGTATTATTCCTTGAAAAATGCAAAATGA
- a CDS encoding branched-chain amino acid aminotransferase, with protein MLKERIENHLKEPGNEIYKEEKEFAEKHQLLSNAESLIIKNPKARFANAYIERGNKETEEVLSQETPDFLNQPIDYFVKNIKEFIYLESEWFGIIGADAISFEFDDLFRTYDVMLGLKLPKKKAETIRSYLKRTLQGDSATFDLMFNQQDGLWELNFALDDLEGFKEDMTINDAYNLIYRYLFLLTETIEEVK; from the coding sequence ATGTTAAAAGAACGGATTGAAAATCATCTCAAGGAACCAGGAAACGAAATATACAAAGAAGAAAAAGAATTTGCTGAAAAGCATCAGCTATTATCAAATGCTGAATCTTTAATAATCAAAAATCCTAAAGCCCGCTTTGCAAATGCATATATAGAGAGAGGAAACAAGGAAACAGAAGAAGTCCTCTCACAGGAGACACCCGATTTTCTAAACCAGCCTATCGATTATTTTGTGAAAAATATTAAAGAGTTTATTTACCTTGAGTCTGAATGGTTTGGGATTATTGGTGCAGACGCCATCTCATTTGAATTCGATGATCTGTTCCGAACCTATGATGTCATGCTTGGACTTAAATTGCCTAAAAAAAAAGCAGAAACAATAAGGTCATATTTAAAAAGAACATTACAAGGTGATTCAGCAACATTTGATCTAATGTTTAACCAGCAAGATGGGTTATGGGAACTCAATTTTGCTTTGGATGACTTGGAGGGCTTTAAAGAAGACATGACCATAAACGATGCTTACAATCTAATTTACAGATATCTATTCTTACTGACAGAAACGATTGAGGAAGTCAAATAA
- a CDS encoding branched-chain amino acid aminotransferase, whose product MTEFKIEINRTPEKKQKPAFDNLEFGKNFTDHMFEMDYTAGRGWHDPRIVPYQPLSLDPAAMIFHYGQSVFEGLKAYLTIENEVLLFRPEKNMERLNKSNSRLCIPEIDEELALYALKELISLDRDWIPNVEGTSLYIRPFVISTEPYLGVAPSKRYKFIIILSPVGAYYKEGINPVKIAVQNEYVRAVKGGTGTAKTGGNYAASLKAQELASLTGYSQVLWLDGKENKYIEEVGSMNIFFKINGEVVTPELNGSILEGITRNSVLELLKYWNIPVSERRISIEEIYQAHADGQLEEAFGTGTAAVISPIGEFFWDNKKIEISGGITGELSKKIYDTLTGIQKGTAADPFGWSVKVEKKEAAGIK is encoded by the coding sequence ATGACTGAATTTAAAATTGAAATCAATCGCACACCTGAGAAAAAACAAAAACCTGCATTTGATAACCTGGAGTTTGGCAAAAATTTTACCGATCATATGTTTGAAATGGATTATACTGCCGGCCGGGGATGGCATGATCCAAGAATTGTACCTTACCAGCCGCTTTCGCTTGATCCCGCTGCAATGATTTTCCATTATGGGCAAAGTGTCTTCGAAGGATTGAAAGCATATCTTACAATCGAAAATGAGGTATTGCTGTTCAGGCCAGAAAAGAATATGGAGAGATTGAATAAATCCAACTCCAGATTATGCATTCCTGAAATTGATGAAGAGCTTGCTCTTTATGCCTTAAAAGAATTAATATCACTCGATCGTGACTGGATTCCCAATGTTGAAGGCACTTCACTGTACATCCGCCCATTTGTCATTTCAACTGAGCCATACCTTGGAGTGGCCCCATCAAAGAGATACAAATTCATCATTATCCTTTCTCCAGTTGGCGCCTACTATAAGGAAGGCATCAACCCTGTTAAAATTGCTGTTCAAAACGAATATGTCCGTGCAGTAAAAGGGGGAACAGGCACCGCTAAAACCGGAGGAAACTATGCAGCGAGTCTGAAAGCACAGGAGCTTGCCAGCTTAACAGGATATTCGCAGGTTCTATGGCTTGACGGAAAAGAAAATAAATATATTGAAGAAGTGGGAAGCATGAACATTTTCTTCAAAATTAACGGTGAAGTTGTAACACCTGAGCTTAATGGAAGCATCTTAGAAGGAATCACCAGAAACTCTGTACTCGAGTTACTGAAATACTGGAATATTCCAGTGTCAGAGCGCAGAATCTCCATTGAAGAAATCTACCAGGCACATGCGGATGGCCAGCTTGAAGAAGCATTTGGAACAGGCACCGCTGCAGTTATCTCTCCAATTGGCGAATTTTTCTGGGACAATAAGAAAATTGAAATCAGCGGAGGCATTACCGGGGAATTATCTAAGAAAATCTATGATACTTTGACAGGCATCCAAAAAGGAACAGCGGCAGACCCGTTTGGATGGAGTGTAAAAGTGGAAAAGAAAGAGGCAGCAGGTATTAAGTAA
- a CDS encoding response regulator transcription factor, which yields MIKIVIAEDQRMVLGALGSLLNLEDDMEVIGKASNGKEAISLVKTLKPDVCIMDIEMPEKSGLEAAEELKGMGCKVIILTTFARSGYFQRALKAGVRGYLLKDSPSEELASSIRNVVEGKRIYAPELMDDVYGEENPLTDREKEVLELIADGKNTREIADQLSIKTGTVRNYISAILDKLEVTNRIEAITQSKEKGWFK from the coding sequence ATGATTAAAATCGTCATAGCTGAAGACCAGCGGATGGTGCTTGGTGCTTTAGGATCCCTGTTAAATCTTGAAGACGATATGGAGGTCATTGGCAAAGCATCGAATGGGAAGGAAGCCATATCTCTTGTCAAAACCCTTAAACCGGATGTATGCATTATGGATATTGAAATGCCGGAAAAAAGCGGCTTGGAAGCGGCGGAAGAATTGAAAGGCATGGGATGCAAAGTTATTATTCTGACAACCTTTGCAAGGTCAGGATATTTTCAGCGTGCCCTTAAGGCCGGTGTAAGGGGATACTTATTAAAAGACAGCCCAAGTGAAGAGCTCGCCAGCTCAATCAGAAACGTCGTGGAAGGAAAGCGCATCTATGCACCTGAATTAATGGATGATGTATATGGGGAAGAAAACCCGCTGACCGACCGTGAAAAAGAGGTGCTTGAGCTGATTGCTGACGGCAAGAACACCAGGGAAATTGCCGACCAGCTCAGCATTAAAACAGGAACCGTCCGTAACTATATATCTGCTATCCTTGACAAGCTGGAAGTTACGAACAGAATTGAAGCTATTACCCAGTCCAAGGAGAAGGGCTGGTTTAAATAA